In the genome of Myxococcus stipitatus, one region contains:
- a CDS encoding aminotransferase class I/II-fold pyridoxal phosphate-dependent enzyme, whose amino-acid sequence MSTKQKTLAVHAGTRLKDSRSVPISPPVSVSAVSWFDSSDDLDGALDGKDFAYARISAPNTLLLEEAVAALEGAEACVAYASGMAALRSLFEAQGFKPGDRLVMPADGYGVTRALYKNLCAARGVELHALKLADAGMDARIRELQPRLVLAESITNPLLRVADLRLLAKACRDVGAAFAVDATFPSPTGQRALELGADYAVQSTSKWLNGHSDALGGTVSGSRARIDVLRAARILTGDVLGAFEAWLTLRGLRTLPVRMKAHLEHAAHVARRLSESPLLERVIYPGLSSHPDHAVAREVLHDGGPMVSFEIRGAGRPEALRFLEALQVCKPAPSLGDVGTLVMHAASASARRMTPEEREAAGIRESLIRVSVGLEDPDDVVEDLLQAVARGVGR is encoded by the coding sequence ATGAGCACGAAGCAGAAGACCCTGGCGGTGCATGCCGGGACGCGGCTGAAGGACAGTCGGTCCGTTCCCATCTCTCCGCCCGTGTCCGTGTCGGCGGTGAGCTGGTTCGACAGCAGTGACGACCTGGACGGCGCGCTGGACGGCAAGGACTTCGCCTACGCCCGCATCAGCGCCCCCAACACCCTGCTCCTCGAAGAGGCGGTGGCCGCGCTCGAGGGCGCCGAGGCCTGTGTGGCCTACGCCAGCGGCATGGCCGCGCTGCGCTCGCTCTTCGAGGCGCAGGGCTTCAAGCCCGGCGACCGGCTGGTGATGCCCGCGGACGGCTATGGCGTCACGCGCGCGCTCTACAAGAACCTGTGCGCCGCGCGGGGCGTGGAGCTGCACGCGCTGAAGCTGGCGGACGCGGGGATGGACGCACGCATCCGCGAGCTCCAGCCGCGCCTGGTGCTGGCGGAGAGCATCACCAACCCGCTGTTGCGCGTGGCGGACCTGCGCCTGCTCGCGAAGGCGTGCCGGGACGTGGGCGCCGCCTTCGCGGTGGACGCGACGTTCCCTTCGCCGACGGGGCAGCGCGCGCTGGAGCTGGGCGCGGACTACGCGGTGCAGTCCACCAGCAAGTGGCTCAACGGGCACAGCGACGCGCTGGGCGGCACCGTGAGCGGCTCACGCGCGCGAATCGACGTGCTGCGCGCGGCGCGCATCCTGACGGGGGACGTGCTCGGCGCCTTCGAGGCGTGGCTCACGCTGCGTGGCCTGCGCACCCTGCCGGTGCGCATGAAGGCCCATCTGGAGCACGCGGCCCACGTCGCTCGGCGCCTCTCGGAGTCGCCGCTGTTGGAGCGGGTCATCTACCCGGGGCTGTCGTCGCATCCGGACCACGCGGTGGCGCGCGAGGTGCTTCACGACGGAGGGCCCATGGTGTCCTTCGAGATTCGAGGCGCGGGACGCCCGGAGGCCCTGCGCTTCCTGGAGGCGCTCCAGGTGTGCAAGCCGGCGCCGTCGCTGGGCGACGTGGGCACGCTGGTGATGCACGCGGCCAGCGCCAGCGCGCGCCGCATGACGCCCGAGGAGCGCGAGGCGGCCGGCATCCGCGAGAGCCTCATCCGTGTCTCGGTGGGCCTGGAGGACCCCGACGACGTGGTGGAAGACCTCCTCCAGGCGGTGGCGCGAGGAGTGGGTCGATGA
- a CDS encoding SirB1 family protein codes for MARERLVSALAAEPPRLDLAALAIATLDRPELDAPACLHVLDVLACRVQVETERLKERGEALAPLRALRHVLSDIEGFRGNEDDYHAPDNSFLDQVLERKLGLPITLSVVYLEVARRAGIPLYGVPFPGHFLVAHDAGDHKLVMDPFHDGDILTEHGCEELLKRVAPQLKFDRAMLAPAPVELIAYRMLSNLRRVYLGREDRERGLAVVDLLLLLAPDHPGELRTRAALLANLGAYRAALRDVERCLELSPEAPDRERLELTARELRERASLLN; via the coding sequence CTGGCCCGGGAACGGTTGGTGTCGGCGCTGGCCGCGGAGCCACCTCGCCTGGACCTGGCCGCCCTGGCCATCGCCACGCTCGACAGGCCGGAGCTGGATGCTCCCGCGTGCCTCCACGTGCTGGACGTCCTGGCGTGTCGAGTCCAAGTGGAGACGGAGCGGCTCAAGGAGCGAGGCGAGGCCCTGGCGCCCTTGCGAGCGCTGCGCCACGTGCTCTCCGACATCGAGGGCTTCCGAGGCAACGAGGACGACTACCACGCGCCGGACAACAGCTTCCTGGACCAGGTGCTGGAGCGGAAGCTGGGCCTGCCGATAACACTGTCCGTCGTGTACCTGGAGGTGGCGCGCCGTGCGGGCATCCCGCTCTACGGAGTGCCGTTTCCCGGACACTTCCTGGTCGCCCACGACGCGGGGGACCACAAGCTGGTGATGGACCCGTTCCACGACGGCGACATCCTCACCGAGCACGGCTGTGAGGAGCTGCTCAAGCGCGTGGCCCCGCAGCTCAAGTTCGACCGGGCCATGCTCGCTCCCGCGCCCGTGGAGCTGATTGCCTACCGCATGTTGTCCAACCTCCGGCGGGTGTACCTGGGCCGCGAGGACCGCGAGCGCGGGCTGGCGGTGGTGGACCTGCTCCTGCTCCTGGCGCCGGACCACCCCGGAGAGCTGCGCACCCGCGCGGCGCTGCTGGCGAACCTGGGCGCCTACCGCGCGGCGCTGCGCGACGTGGAGCGGTGCCTGGAGCTCTCGCCAGAGGCACCGGACCGCGAGCGCCTGGAGCTGACGGCCCGGGAGCTGCGCGAGCGCGCCTCGCTGCTCAACTGA
- a CDS encoding DUF3006 domain-containing protein yields the protein MSCLVGMVQVELLEDTRAQVVRLETGQACTVERAALPSEAREGDVVVDGRREPEATALRVLEMARKRARLAVPVPPGLEL from the coding sequence ATGAGCTGTCTGGTGGGGATGGTGCAGGTGGAGCTGCTCGAGGACACGCGGGCACAGGTGGTGCGGCTGGAGACCGGGCAGGCCTGCACGGTGGAGCGCGCGGCGTTGCCCTCGGAAGCTCGCGAGGGGGACGTGGTGGTGGATGGGCGGAGGGAGCCGGAGGCGACGGCGCTGCGCGTGCTCGAGATGGCGCGGAAGCGGGCCCGCCTGGCTGTCCCGGTACCGCCGGGGCTCGAGCTGTGA
- a CDS encoding cyclic nucleotide-binding domain-containing protein, translating to MDAELLRKVALFEGLTQGQLAKVAQLGHTRDYPAGAFLFREGESGQEMFVIAQGKVRISKSVPGIGEEALAILEPGQYFGEMAVIEDSPRSADAIAHVACSVWAIERSRLDQLMFTDKDLAYVLLWTFVRTLSERLRETNDKIKAFFAISRF from the coding sequence ATGGATGCCGAGCTCCTCAGAAAGGTTGCGCTGTTCGAGGGTTTGACCCAGGGCCAGCTCGCCAAGGTGGCTCAGCTCGGCCACACCAGGGACTACCCGGCGGGCGCCTTCCTCTTCCGCGAGGGGGAGAGCGGCCAGGAGATGTTCGTCATCGCCCAGGGCAAGGTCCGCATCTCCAAGTCCGTCCCCGGGATTGGCGAGGAGGCGCTCGCCATCCTGGAGCCCGGCCAGTACTTCGGAGAAATGGCGGTCATCGAGGATTCGCCGCGCTCCGCGGACGCCATTGCCCACGTCGCCTGCTCGGTGTGGGCCATTGAACGCTCCAGGCTGGACCAGCTCATGTTCACCGACAAGGACCTGGCGTACGTGCTGCTGTGGACGTTCGTCCGGACGCTGAGCGAGCGACTTCGGGAGACGAACGACAAGATCAAGGCGTTCTTCGCCATCTCCCGCTTCTGA
- the moaC gene encoding cyclic pyranopterin monophosphate synthase MoaC, with protein sequence MKMVDVGAKPKTERVAVATALLRMLPATRERILAGKVEKGDVLAAARLAGIMAAKRTPDFVPLCHPIALSGVEVTLEPVAQGLTIRATVRTVDRTGVEMEALTSACAAALTVYDMCKSVDRGMVVEAVQLEHKSGGRSGTWERGEESSAPARPARKRAKR encoded by the coding sequence ATGAAGATGGTGGATGTCGGCGCGAAGCCGAAGACGGAGCGCGTGGCGGTGGCCACGGCGTTGCTGCGCATGCTGCCCGCGACGCGGGAGCGCATCCTCGCGGGCAAGGTGGAGAAGGGGGACGTGCTCGCGGCGGCGAGGCTCGCCGGCATCATGGCCGCCAAGCGCACGCCGGACTTCGTGCCGCTGTGCCACCCCATCGCGCTGTCCGGGGTGGAGGTGACGCTGGAGCCCGTGGCCCAGGGGCTGACCATCCGCGCGACGGTGCGCACCGTGGACCGCACGGGCGTGGAGATGGAGGCCCTCACGTCCGCGTGCGCGGCGGCCCTCACCGTCTATGACATGTGCAAGAGCGTGGACCGGGGCATGGTGGTGGAGGCCGTCCAGCTCGAGCACAAGTCCGGAGGCCGCTCCGGCACCTGGGAGCGCGGCGAGGAGTCATCCGCCCCCGCCAGGCCCGCCCGGAAGCGCGCGAAACGCTAG
- a CDS encoding RecQ family ATP-dependent DNA helicase encodes MVNMRAMPLALPYLEQAQQGLVRHFGLAQFRPGQAEVISTVLSGRNTVVVMPTGAGKSLCYQLPATLLPGLTLVVSPLIALMKDQVEQLTARGISATFINSSLSDLERAERMRRLRAGEYKLLYVAPERFRSASFCQTLTDVGVDLFAVDEAHCISQWGHDFRPDYAQLGQVRKRLRPPRTVALTATATPEVRADIVRVLLMKEPREFAMGFDRPNLFLGKQEVGGDSDRHEACARLAALGGSGIIYCSTRRASEGVFSELHGRGVKAVLYHAGMDDDARRRAQDTFMSTKDAVAVATNAFGMGIDKPDIRFVAHANIPRAVEAYYQEIGRAGRDGGDARAVLLFNHADVYTQERLIQGNHPSEAVLADVWGVLQSVEEFERGVHVLAGMVNASEFEVSAAVRIFERAGKLERGNRGEGAHGLTLTEKAQGAHPHAADAQRLLKSLLETFPVGRQATTELTILARRVGLTVDEVRHALGLLEKSGVVKVRRPFSGRSIRALVRLPFREMGMDLSHVREQERQNLQLLRRMTDYAYADREQRCRRRTVLHYFGQQDVEASCGNCDVCAPAKMPVLLSGGPSASRARTSAAAAPVTSYSELASTELRRWRKELSKDLGVAPFIIFNDATLLGLAATLPIDREGFLTVKGTGESRWERFGPKVVEICLMARAAGHEPQVVPMAMSKARKPRIRRAGASD; translated from the coding sequence ATGGTGAACATGCGAGCGATGCCGTTGGCCCTGCCCTATCTCGAGCAAGCTCAGCAGGGCCTGGTGCGCCATTTCGGTCTGGCCCAGTTCCGCCCAGGCCAGGCGGAGGTCATCTCCACCGTCCTGAGCGGGCGAAACACCGTGGTGGTGATGCCCACGGGCGCGGGCAAGAGCCTGTGCTACCAGCTCCCGGCCACGCTGCTGCCGGGGCTGACGCTGGTGGTGTCCCCGCTGATTGCGCTGATGAAGGACCAGGTGGAGCAGCTCACGGCGCGGGGCATCTCCGCGACGTTCATCAACTCCTCCCTGTCCGACCTGGAGCGCGCGGAGCGGATGCGGCGGCTGCGCGCGGGCGAGTACAAGCTGCTGTACGTGGCGCCGGAGCGCTTCCGCAGCGCGAGCTTCTGCCAGACGCTCACGGACGTGGGCGTGGACCTGTTCGCGGTGGACGAGGCGCACTGCATCTCCCAGTGGGGCCACGACTTCCGGCCGGACTACGCGCAGCTGGGACAGGTGCGCAAGCGGCTGCGCCCACCGCGCACGGTGGCACTCACGGCGACGGCCACACCCGAGGTCCGCGCGGACATCGTCCGGGTGCTGTTGATGAAGGAGCCCCGGGAGTTCGCCATGGGGTTCGACCGGCCCAACCTCTTCCTCGGCAAGCAGGAGGTGGGCGGGGACTCGGACCGGCACGAGGCCTGCGCGAGGCTGGCGGCGCTGGGAGGCAGCGGCATCATCTATTGCTCGACGCGGCGCGCGTCGGAGGGCGTCTTCTCGGAGCTGCACGGCCGAGGCGTGAAGGCGGTGCTGTACCACGCGGGCATGGACGACGACGCGAGGCGGCGGGCGCAGGACACGTTCATGTCCACGAAGGACGCGGTGGCGGTGGCCACCAACGCGTTCGGCATGGGCATCGACAAGCCGGACATCCGCTTCGTCGCGCACGCCAACATCCCCCGGGCGGTGGAGGCGTACTACCAGGAGATTGGCCGAGCGGGCCGCGACGGAGGAGACGCGCGAGCGGTGCTGCTGTTCAACCACGCGGATGTCTACACGCAGGAGCGGCTCATCCAAGGCAACCACCCGTCGGAGGCGGTCCTCGCGGACGTGTGGGGCGTCCTCCAGTCGGTGGAGGAGTTCGAGCGCGGCGTCCACGTGCTCGCGGGCATGGTGAACGCCAGCGAGTTCGAGGTCTCCGCCGCGGTGCGCATCTTCGAGCGCGCGGGGAAGCTGGAGCGAGGCAACCGCGGCGAGGGGGCGCATGGGCTGACGTTGACGGAGAAGGCCCAGGGGGCACACCCGCATGCGGCGGACGCGCAGCGGCTCCTGAAGTCGCTCCTGGAGACCTTTCCCGTGGGGCGGCAGGCCACCACGGAGCTGACCATCCTCGCCCGGCGCGTCGGGCTGACGGTGGATGAGGTGCGGCACGCGCTGGGCCTGTTGGAGAAGTCGGGCGTGGTGAAGGTGCGCAGGCCCTTCTCCGGGCGCTCCATCCGCGCGCTGGTCCGCCTCCCCTTCCGGGAGATGGGCATGGACCTGAGCCACGTGCGCGAGCAGGAGCGACAGAACCTCCAGCTCCTGCGGCGGATGACGGACTACGCCTACGCGGACCGGGAGCAGCGCTGCCGACGCAGGACGGTCCTGCACTACTTCGGGCAGCAGGACGTGGAGGCCTCGTGTGGCAACTGCGACGTCTGCGCGCCCGCGAAGATGCCGGTGCTGCTGTCCGGCGGCCCGTCCGCGTCGCGAGCGCGGACGTCCGCCGCCGCGGCCCCGGTGACGAGCTACAGCGAGCTGGCCTCGACGGAGCTGCGGCGCTGGCGCAAGGAGCTGTCGAAGGACCTGGGGGTCGCCCCCTTCATCATCTTCAACGACGCGACGCTGTTGGGACTCGCCGCCACGCTGCCCATCGACAGGGAGGGCTTCCTCACGGTGAAGGGCACGGGCGAGAGCCGCTGGGAGCGCTTCGGCCCCAAGGTGGTGGAAATCTGTCTCATGGCCCGGGCCGCGGGGCATGAGCCCCAGGTCGTCCCCATGGCCATGAGCAAGGCGCGCAAGCCTCGCATCCGCCGCGCGGGGGCCTCCGACTGA
- a CDS encoding NUDIX hydrolase, whose translation MSQTVKPWPRLRQGLQHDYRVLKVRSDVWADPRTNLEHSRVRVDCADWVNVIAVTQKDELVFVRQFRFGIGANTLEVVGGMVDPGEDPAAAAARELEEETGYRHGRLVPLGAVHPNPAVQDNRCHSFLALDCVKVHDGRLDEGEDITVELHPRAELPRLILEGHITHALVVVAFFLERLHAEAGAAKK comes from the coding sequence ATGTCCCAGACGGTGAAGCCCTGGCCTCGACTGCGCCAGGGGTTGCAGCATGACTACCGCGTGCTGAAGGTGCGCTCGGATGTGTGGGCGGACCCGAGGACGAACCTGGAGCACTCGCGCGTGCGCGTGGACTGCGCGGACTGGGTCAACGTCATCGCCGTGACGCAGAAGGACGAGCTCGTGTTCGTCCGGCAGTTCCGCTTCGGCATCGGCGCCAACACGCTCGAGGTGGTGGGCGGCATGGTGGACCCGGGCGAGGACCCGGCCGCCGCCGCGGCGCGCGAGCTGGAAGAAGAGACGGGCTACAGGCACGGGCGACTGGTGCCGCTGGGCGCGGTGCATCCCAACCCCGCGGTGCAGGACAACCGCTGCCACAGCTTCCTCGCGCTGGACTGCGTGAAGGTCCATGACGGTCGGCTGGACGAAGGCGAGGACATCACCGTGGAGCTTCATCCGCGCGCGGAGCTGCCTCGGCTCATCCTGGAGGGGCACATCACGCACGCGCTCGTCGTGGTGGCCTTCTTCCTGGAGCGGCTGCACGCGGAGGCGGGCGCGGCGAAGAAGTAG
- the trxB gene encoding thioredoxin-disulfide reductase codes for MAEEKINKVTIIGSGPAGYTAAIYAARANLEPVVFAGGPTLEHPQRVPGGQLMVTTDVENYPGFPEAITGPELMERFQKQAERFGTVIHMENVVKVDFSQRPFLIESESGLKVRSETVIISTGATAKWLGVKGEDQFKNRGVSACATCDGAFFKNQEVIVVGGGDTAMEEATYLAKIVKHVTLVHRRDTLRASKVMQERALKNPKISFLWNSAVEEVMGDKKGMTGAVVRNLKTGDSQLLAATGLFVAIGHTPNTELFQGILETHQSGYLKTVPGSTRTNIPGVFACGDVQDSYYRQAITAAGTGCMAAIDAERWLIEEGE; via the coding sequence GTGGCGGAGGAGAAGATCAACAAGGTGACCATCATCGGCTCGGGGCCGGCGGGCTACACCGCGGCCATCTACGCCGCGCGCGCCAACCTGGAGCCGGTCGTTTTCGCCGGTGGACCCACGCTGGAGCACCCCCAGCGCGTGCCTGGCGGGCAACTGATGGTGACGACGGACGTGGAGAACTACCCCGGCTTTCCGGAGGCCATCACGGGCCCGGAGCTGATGGAGCGCTTCCAGAAGCAGGCGGAGCGCTTCGGGACGGTCATCCACATGGAAAACGTGGTGAAGGTGGACTTCAGCCAGCGCCCCTTCCTCATCGAGAGCGAGAGCGGCCTGAAGGTCCGCTCCGAGACGGTCATCATCTCCACTGGCGCCACCGCCAAGTGGCTGGGCGTCAAGGGCGAGGACCAGTTCAAGAACCGGGGCGTGTCCGCCTGCGCCACCTGCGACGGCGCGTTCTTCAAGAACCAGGAGGTCATCGTCGTGGGCGGCGGTGACACGGCCATGGAAGAGGCTACGTACCTGGCGAAGATCGTCAAGCACGTCACCCTGGTCCACCGCCGCGACACGCTGCGCGCATCCAAGGTCATGCAGGAGCGCGCGCTCAAGAACCCCAAAATCTCCTTCCTGTGGAACTCCGCGGTCGAGGAGGTCATGGGCGACAAGAAGGGGATGACGGGCGCGGTGGTGCGCAACCTCAAGACGGGCGACAGCCAGCTGCTCGCGGCCACGGGCCTGTTCGTGGCCATTGGCCACACGCCCAACACGGAGCTGTTCCAGGGCATCCTGGAGACGCATCAGAGCGGCTACCTCAAGACGGTGCCGGGCTCCACGCGCACCAACATCCCGGGCGTCTTCGCTTGTGGCGACGTGCAGGACAGCTACTACCGGCAGGCCATCACCGCCGCGGGCACGGGCTGCATGGCGGCCATCGACGCGGAGCGGTGGCTGATTGAAGAGGGCGAGTAG
- a CDS encoding protein tyrosine phosphatase: MTAAPLLLVWLALASTPPPPAPADSSPRGIYSLDDDAFVAQAQRDLVALERNAQGLRRLQEDLKQAKALYAQKQSVPYTPDQKQRLLTTWATFFDYFLSTEVIRQRYWDFVKVPALLQPKKHAWGFLLTHGALTTELAHGLTYAQLTNGHKQLEVLLDEPSPEYGLPPRAFARFKDKVIHVATTTQLYTGDTYKEQLRPLLVKAGAVDAPRVPWVLQEMKLNSEVARGLLRKRGATLFAKAAADVTQDTAQRAFFPVQRSVAEWMGDTRVHRSGKPLIRREQVDALLQRMEPGDVMVARQNWYLSNIGLPGFWPHAELYVGTAPELARYFDEDPGVKAWLATLPGAPATFTGHLERAFPEKWSAYLQKDTHGDPLRIIESISEGVSFTGPEHGMRVDYLGVMRPRLSRLDKARAILRAFGYQGRPYDFDFDFFSDQTLVCTELVWKSYAPSQEMRGLNVPLVDVVGRRTLPANELVRLFDAEHGREDRQFDFVAFLDGREGEGLAKEADEAAFRYSYRRAKWDIAQE, translated from the coding sequence ATGACCGCCGCACCCCTGCTGCTCGTCTGGCTCGCGCTCGCCAGCACGCCGCCGCCGCCGGCCCCCGCCGACTCCAGTCCCCGCGGTATCTACTCGCTCGACGACGACGCCTTCGTCGCCCAGGCGCAACGAGACCTCGTCGCGCTGGAGCGCAACGCCCAGGGCCTGCGCCGGCTCCAGGAGGACCTCAAGCAGGCCAAGGCCCTCTACGCGCAGAAGCAGAGCGTCCCGTACACGCCGGACCAGAAGCAGCGGCTGCTCACCACCTGGGCCACCTTCTTCGACTACTTCCTGTCCACCGAGGTCATCCGCCAGCGCTACTGGGACTTCGTGAAGGTGCCCGCGCTCCTCCAGCCGAAGAAGCACGCCTGGGGATTCCTGCTCACCCACGGCGCGCTCACCACGGAGCTGGCCCACGGCCTCACCTACGCGCAGCTCACCAACGGCCACAAGCAGCTGGAGGTGCTCCTGGATGAGCCCTCACCCGAGTACGGCCTGCCTCCGCGCGCCTTCGCCCGCTTCAAGGACAAGGTCATCCACGTGGCCACCACCACGCAGCTCTACACGGGAGACACCTACAAGGAGCAGCTGAGGCCGCTGCTCGTGAAGGCCGGAGCGGTGGACGCGCCCCGAGTGCCGTGGGTGCTCCAGGAGATGAAGCTCAACAGCGAGGTGGCCCGAGGACTGCTTCGCAAGCGCGGCGCCACGCTCTTCGCCAAGGCCGCGGCGGACGTCACCCAGGACACCGCGCAGCGGGCCTTCTTCCCCGTGCAGCGCTCGGTGGCGGAGTGGATGGGCGACACGCGCGTGCACCGCTCCGGCAAGCCCCTCATCCGCCGCGAGCAGGTGGACGCGCTCCTGCAGCGCATGGAGCCCGGCGACGTCATGGTGGCGCGGCAGAACTGGTACCTCTCCAACATCGGCCTGCCGGGCTTCTGGCCGCACGCGGAGCTCTACGTGGGCACCGCGCCGGAGTTGGCCCGCTACTTCGACGAGGACCCGGGCGTGAAGGCGTGGCTCGCCACCCTCCCCGGCGCTCCGGCCACCTTCACGGGCCACCTGGAGCGCGCCTTCCCGGAGAAGTGGTCCGCGTACCTCCAGAAGGACACGCACGGAGACCCGCTGCGCATCATCGAGTCCATCAGCGAGGGCGTCAGCTTCACCGGCCCCGAGCACGGCATGCGCGTGGACTACCTGGGCGTCATGCGCCCCCGCCTGTCCCGCCTGGACAAGGCGCGCGCCATCCTCCGCGCCTTCGGCTACCAGGGCCGCCCGTACGACTTCGACTTCGACTTCTTCTCCGACCAGACGCTCGTGTGCACGGAGCTCGTGTGGAAGTCCTACGCGCCCTCGCAGGAGATGCGCGGCCTCAACGTGCCCCTGGTCGACGTCGTGGGCCGGCGCACCCTGCCCGCCAACGAGCTCGTCCGGCTCTTCGACGCGGAGCACGGGCGCGAGGACCGGCAGTTCGACTTCGTCGCCTTCCTGGACGGCCGGGAGGGCGAGGGGCTCGCGAAAGAGGCGGACGAGGCCGCTTTCCGCTACAGCTACCGCCGGGCCAAGTGGGACATCGCCCAGGAGTAG
- the radC gene encoding RadC family protein, whose amino-acid sequence MEWRMGEAWADEVAAEARAAGSGEQARERLFRLGAQALTEPELLCVAWGASPRAQGTHEEAEALLRHCGGLKALLQAEPVELSGMPGMGPRRAAQVLAALELGRRAQRTQERRPRLRTAREIHAYLTPVLGALRREVFHVLCFNARNVLVHDIRVAEGTMNMCPVDPREVFAAALVSRATAIVLAHNHPSGDPEPSVHDVGLTRHLVAGARLINVKVLDHLVVGDGAFVSMLERGLLPEPERGTAWEWNAAQGGG is encoded by the coding sequence ATGGAGTGGCGCATGGGCGAGGCGTGGGCGGACGAAGTGGCGGCGGAGGCACGAGCCGCGGGGAGCGGGGAGCAGGCCCGGGAGCGGCTCTTCCGGCTGGGGGCCCAGGCCCTCACGGAGCCGGAGCTGCTGTGTGTCGCGTGGGGTGCATCTCCCCGGGCACAAGGCACGCATGAGGAAGCCGAGGCGCTCCTGCGCCACTGCGGGGGACTCAAGGCGCTCTTGCAGGCGGAGCCGGTGGAGCTCAGCGGGATGCCGGGAATGGGGCCTCGGCGGGCGGCGCAGGTGCTGGCGGCGCTGGAGCTGGGCAGGCGCGCGCAGCGGACGCAGGAGCGCAGGCCCCGGCTGCGCACGGCGCGGGAGATTCACGCGTACCTGACGCCCGTGCTGGGCGCGCTGCGGCGGGAGGTCTTCCACGTGCTGTGCTTCAACGCGCGCAACGTGCTGGTGCACGACATCCGGGTCGCCGAGGGCACCATGAACATGTGCCCGGTGGACCCGCGGGAGGTGTTCGCCGCGGCGCTGGTGTCCCGGGCCACGGCCATCGTCCTGGCGCACAACCACCCTTCGGGGGACCCGGAGCCCAGCGTCCACGACGTGGGCCTGACGCGGCACCTCGTCGCGGGGGCGCGGCTCATCAACGTGAAGGTGCTGGACCACCTGGTCGTGGGCGATGGGGCCTTCGTGTCGATGCTGGAGCGGGGGCTGCTCCCTGAACCGGAGCGGGGGACGGCGTGGGAATGGAACGCGGCGCAAGGAGGTGGCTGA
- a CDS encoding DUF2795 domain-containing protein, protein MAFGTAEDPGLSITPHLDSVDYPSTREELVEAAEDSEAPVSIINVLKCLPRTEYASREDVMRDLAEAARRFARGGLQDDDGVRRDRRNIGRDLVENAPEGSTRHP, encoded by the coding sequence ATGGCATTCGGAACCGCGGAAGACCCCGGGCTCTCCATCACCCCCCACCTGGACTCGGTGGACTACCCGTCGACGCGGGAGGAGCTCGTCGAGGCCGCCGAGGACAGCGAGGCCCCCGTCAGCATCATCAACGTCCTCAAGTGCCTGCCGCGCACCGAGTACGCCTCGCGCGAGGATGTGATGCGGGACCTGGCGGAGGCGGCCAGGCGCTTCGCCCGGGGCGGACTGCAGGACGACGACGGCGTGCGGCGAGACCGGCGCAACATCGGAAGGGACCTGGTGGAGAACGCCCCCGAGGGGTCCACGCGCCACCCCTGA